A single region of the Anguilla rostrata isolate EN2019 chromosome 11, ASM1855537v3, whole genome shotgun sequence genome encodes:
- the LOC135235154 gene encoding ceramide synthase 5-like isoform X2 → MATPNGALERVFTCVTKSPDCRQVEGLSKQLDWDVREVQRWFRHRRNQDKPSTLTKYCESMWKFVFYLCIFTYGVHFLWKSPWTWDTRHCWYDYPYQGLSPGLHLYYMMELAFYCSLFFSQFTDIRRKDFLMMFIHHLATVGLISFSYVNNMLRVGSLVMCLHDAADILLEAAKMAIYAKSQWLSDFLFTVFGLVFFSTRLVIYPVWILHTTLFESWQMIGPYPSWWLFNGLLLLLQVLHVLWFWLIIRVSIKALIRGKVSKDDRSDVESSSEEEDGVRSGVRVTPRGRGLSSKSENDTNGHLTSSPWQQGH, encoded by the exons ATGGCCACGCCCAACGGCGCCCTGGAGAGAGTGTTTACCTGCGTTACTAAG tctCCAGACTGCAGGCAGGTGGAGGGGCTCTCTAAGCAGCTGGACTGGGACGTGCGTGAGGTGCAGCGATGGTTTCGCCATCGACGTAACCAGGACAAGCCCAGCACCCTCACCAAATACTGCGAGAGCAT GTGGAAGTTTGTATTTTACCTGTGCATATTTACCTATGGAGTGCACTTTCTGTGGAAG TCACCCTGGACATGGGACACAAGGCACTGCTGGTACGACTACCCCTATcag GGCCTCTCCCCAGGACTGCATCTGTACTACATGATGGAGCTGGCCTTCTACTGCTCCCTGTTCTTCTCCCAGTTCACCGACATCCGGAGGAAG gaCTTCCTGATGATGTTTATCCACCACCTAGCCACTGTAGGCCTGATCAGCTTCTCCTATGTCAACAACATGCTGCGCGTGGGCAGCCTGGTCATGTGCCTGCATGATGCCGCAGACATCCTGCTGGAg GCTGCTAAGATGGCTATCTACGCAAAGTCCCAGTGGCTGAGTGACTTCCTGTTTACCGTGTTTGGGCTCGTCTTCTTCAGCACGAGACTCGTCATCTACCCCGTTTG gatCCTCCACACCACCCTGTTTGAGAGCTGGCAGATGATTGGTCCATACCCGTCCTGGTGGCTCTTTAatgggctgctgctgctgctgcaggttctCCACGTGCTCTGGTTCTGGCTGATCATCCGCGTCTCCATCAAAGCACTGATCCggggaaag GTGTCTAAGGATGACCGCAGTGATGTAGAGAGCAGCTCGGAGGAGGAAGACGGGGTGAGGTCGGGGGTTAGGGTGACCCCCAGAGGGAGGGGCTTGTCATCCAAGAGTGAGAATGACACCAATGGTCACCTGACCTcctcgccatggcaacagggcCACTGA
- the LOC135235152 gene encoding SWI/SNF-related matrix-associated actin-dependent regulator of chromatin subfamily D member 1: MASRGGFQAAPGGGGGGMGAGTGPPGVGGPPGMGPGTPSGRMGPSSGPQNHLYRSPMPGPGYPRPGMPPGARMTPQGPAMGPPGYGSSPMSRPGMPGMDPSRKRPTPPQMQQVQQQAVQNRNQHAKKKKMADKILPQRIRELVPESQAYMDLLTFERKLDQTIMRKRLDIQEALKRPIKQKRKLRIFISNTFNPAKADAEDSEGTVASWELRVEGRLLEDATVSKYEATKQKRKFSSFFKSLVIELDKDLYGPDNHLVEWHRTPSTQETDGFQVKRPGDVGVRCTVLLMLDYQPPQFKLDPRLARMLGIHTQTRPVIIQALWQYVKTHKLQDPHEREFINCDKYLQQIFETHRMKFSEIPQRLHALLMPPEPIIINHIISVDPNDQKKTACYDIDVEVDDTLKTQMNSFLLSTASQQEIAGLDNKIHETIETINQLKTQREFMLSFARDPQGFINDWLQSQCRDLKTMTDVVGNPEEERMAEFYFQPWAQEAVCRYFYSKVQQRRRELEQALGIRNT; the protein is encoded by the exons ATGGCAAGCCGCGGAGGTTTTCAAGCAGCTCCAggtggcggcggcggaggcATGGGCGCGGGGACTGGACCACCGGGAGTCGGTGGGCCGCCGGGCATGGGTCCGGGAACTCCGTCCGGTAGAATGGGGCCTTCCTCTGGACCGCAAAATCACCTTTACCGGTCACCGATGCCAGGCCCTGGATACCCG AGACCCGGGATGCCTCCGGGAGCCCGCATGACCCCCCAGGGTCCGGCGATGGGTCCCCCCGGCTACGGTTCTAGCCCCATGTCCCGTCCCGGGATGCCTGGCATGGACCCCTCCCGGAAAcggcccacccccccacagatGCAGCAGGTCCAGCAGCAGGCCGTCCAGAACCGAAACCAACA tgccaagaagaagaagatggcCGATAAGATTCTACCTCAGAGG atcaGGGAGCTGGTCCCGGAGTCTCAGGCCTACATGGACCTGCTGACATTTGAGCGGAAGCTGGATCAGACCATCATGCGCAAGCGGCTGGACATCCAGGAGGCGCTCAAGAGACCCATAAAG CAAAAGCGCAAGCTCCGCATTTTCATCTCCAACACCTTCAACCCTGCCAAGGCGGACGCCGAAGACAGCGAGGGCACTGTTGCATCATGGGAGCTCCGCGTGGAGGGGCGGCTGCTGGAGGAC gccacCGTGTCCAAGTACGAGGCCACCAAGCAGAAGAGGAagttctcctccttcttcaaATCGCTCGTGATCGAGCTGGACAAGGACCTGTACGGACCCGACAACCACCTGGTGGAG tggcaCAGGACTCCCAGCACTCAGGAGACGGATGGGTTCCAGGTGAAGAGGCCGGGGGACGTGGGGGTTCGCTGCACCGTGCTGCTCATGCTCGATTACCAG cccccccagttTAAGCTGGACCCCCGCCTGGCCCGCATGCTGGGGATCCACACGCAGACCCGGCCCGTCATCATCCAGGCCCTGTGGCAGTACGTCAAGACCCACAAGCTGCAGGACCCCCACGAGAGAGAGTTCATCAACTGCGACAAGTACCTGCAGCAG ATATTTGAGACTCACAGAATGAAGTTCTCAGAGATCCCTCAGCGTCTGCATGCCCTGCTGATGCCTCCTGAACCAATCATCATCAACCACATCATcag tgtggacCCGAATGACCAGAAGAAGACGGCCTGCTATGACATCGACGTGGAGGTGGACGACACGCTCAAGACGCAGATGAACTCCTTCCTGCTGTCCACTGCCAGCCAGCAGGAGATCGCTGGGCTGGACAACAAG ATCCATGAGACGATCGAGACCATAAACCAGCTGAAGACACAGAGGGAGTTCATGCTGAGCTTCGCCAGAGATCCACAGGGCTTCATCAACGACTGgctgcagtcacagtgcaggGACCTCAAG ACGATGACGGATGTGGTGGGGAACCCGGAGGAGGAGCGGATGGCTGAGTTCTACTTCCAGCCCTGGGCCCAGGAGGCCGTCTGCCGCTATTTCTACTCCaag GTGCAGCAGAGGAGGCGGGAACTGGAGCAGGCACTGGGCATCAGGAACACCTAG
- the gpd1a gene encoding glycerol-3-phosphate dehydrogenase 1a, whose product MDAQKKICIIGSGNWGSAIAKIVGANAAQNAKFDSRVNMWVFEEMVDGRKLTEIINTQHENVKYLPGHKLPHNVIAVPDLVEAVSGAEVLVFVIPHQFIGKVCDTIKDKIRKDALGLSLIKGVDEGPDGLKLISDVIQEKLGITISVLMGANIANEVAEEKFCETTIGCKNKDHGALLKELMQTRNFRITVVEESDVVEICGALKNVVAVGAGFCDGLGFGDNTKAAVIRLGLMEMIAFARIFCTAGPVSSATFLESCGVADLITTCYGGRNRRVAEAFAKTGKSIEELEKEMLNGQKLQGPATAAEVHHILTLKNMVHKFPLFNAVYQICYQGHPVGEFISCLQNHPEHM is encoded by the exons ATGGATGCTCAAAAGAAAATCTGTATTATTGGCTCCGGAAATTG GGGTTCCGCCATCGCCAAGATCGTGGGCGCCAACGCCGCGCAGAACGCCAAGTTCGACAGCAGGGTGAACATGTGGGTGTTCGAGGAGATGGTGGACGGCCGCAAGCTCACCGAGATCATCAACACCCAACACGAAAACGTCAAGTATCTGCCTGGCCACAAGCTTCCACACAACGTG ATTGCTGTTCCTGACCTGGTTGAAGCTGTCAGTGGAGCAGAAGTCCTGGTCTTTGTGATCCCGCATCAGTTCATCGGAAAAGTGTGCGACACCATCAAGGACAAGATCCGAAAAGACGCTTTAGGACTGTCCCTCATCAAG GGCGTGGATGAGGGGCCGGACGGCCTGAAGCTGATCTCTGACGTCATCCAGGAGAAGCTGGGCATCACCATCAGCGTTCTGATGGGAGCCAACATCGCTAACGAGGTGGCGGAGGAGAAGTTCTGCGAGACCACCAtcg gCTGTAAGAACAAGGATCATGGAGCTCTGTTGAAGGAACTGATGCAGACCAGAAACTTCCGGATCACGGTGGTGGAGGAGTCTGACGTTGTGGAGATCTGTGGAGCGCTGAAG AACGTGGTTGCCGTGGGCGCGGGGTTCTGCGACGGCCTGGGGTTCGGGGACAACACCAAGGCAGCGGTGATCCGGCTGGGCCTGATGGAGATGATCGCCTTCGCCCGGATCTTCTGCACGGCCGGCCCCGTCTCCTCCGCCACCTTCCTGGAGAGCTGCGGCGTCGCCGACCTCATCACCACCTGCTACGGCGGACGCAACCGCCGCGTCGCCGAGGCCTTCGCCAAGACCGGGAAG tccattgaggagctggagaaggaaaTGCTGAACGGGCAGAAGCTCCAGGGTCCGGCAACAGCAGCCGAAGTGCATCACATCCTCACCCTGAAGAACATGGTGCACAA GTTCCCCTTGTTCAACGCGGTGTACCAGATCTGCTACCAGGGACACCCTGTCGGCGAGTTCATCAGCTGTTTACAGAACCACCCCGAGCACATGTAG
- the LOC135235154 gene encoding ceramide synthase 5-like isoform X1, with translation MAALSAWFWNERFWLPQNVTWADFADPEPGVEYPKAGHLFSALPLALGIFAVRILFERFVARPCAHILQIHTEVSRMATPNGALERVFTCVTKSPDCRQVEGLSKQLDWDVREVQRWFRHRRNQDKPSTLTKYCESMWKFVFYLCIFTYGVHFLWKSPWTWDTRHCWYDYPYQGLSPGLHLYYMMELAFYCSLFFSQFTDIRRKDFLMMFIHHLATVGLISFSYVNNMLRVGSLVMCLHDAADILLEAAKMAIYAKSQWLSDFLFTVFGLVFFSTRLVIYPVWILHTTLFESWQMIGPYPSWWLFNGLLLLLQVLHVLWFWLIIRVSIKALIRGKVSKDDRSDVESSSEEEDGVRSGVRVTPRGRGLSSKSENDTNGHLTSSPWQQGH, from the exons atggctgctctctctgcctggttttggaatgaaagaTTCTGGCTTCCTCAGAATGTTACCTGGGCGGACTTTGCGGACCCAGAACCCGGAGTGGAGTATCCCAAAGCCGGACACTTGTTCTCCGCTTTACCGCTGGCTTTGGGAATATTTGCTGTCAGGATATTATTTGAAAG atttGTCGCTCGCCCATGTGCACACATCCTGCAGATCCACACAGAAGTCAGTCGGATGGCCACGCCCAACGGCGCCCTGGAGAGAGTGTTTACCTGCGTTACTAAG tctCCAGACTGCAGGCAGGTGGAGGGGCTCTCTAAGCAGCTGGACTGGGACGTGCGTGAGGTGCAGCGATGGTTTCGCCATCGACGTAACCAGGACAAGCCCAGCACCCTCACCAAATACTGCGAGAGCAT GTGGAAGTTTGTATTTTACCTGTGCATATTTACCTATGGAGTGCACTTTCTGTGGAAG TCACCCTGGACATGGGACACAAGGCACTGCTGGTACGACTACCCCTATcag GGCCTCTCCCCAGGACTGCATCTGTACTACATGATGGAGCTGGCCTTCTACTGCTCCCTGTTCTTCTCCCAGTTCACCGACATCCGGAGGAAG gaCTTCCTGATGATGTTTATCCACCACCTAGCCACTGTAGGCCTGATCAGCTTCTCCTATGTCAACAACATGCTGCGCGTGGGCAGCCTGGTCATGTGCCTGCATGATGCCGCAGACATCCTGCTGGAg GCTGCTAAGATGGCTATCTACGCAAAGTCCCAGTGGCTGAGTGACTTCCTGTTTACCGTGTTTGGGCTCGTCTTCTTCAGCACGAGACTCGTCATCTACCCCGTTTG gatCCTCCACACCACCCTGTTTGAGAGCTGGCAGATGATTGGTCCATACCCGTCCTGGTGGCTCTTTAatgggctgctgctgctgctgcaggttctCCACGTGCTCTGGTTCTGGCTGATCATCCGCGTCTCCATCAAAGCACTGATCCggggaaag GTGTCTAAGGATGACCGCAGTGATGTAGAGAGCAGCTCGGAGGAGGAAGACGGGGTGAGGTCGGGGGTTAGGGTGACCCCCAGAGGGAGGGGCTTGTCATCCAAGAGTGAGAATGACACCAATGGTCACCTGACCTcctcgccatggcaacagggcCACTGA
- the si:ch73-233m11.2 gene encoding NACHT, LRR and PYD domains-containing protein 12 — MSAPWDLVGTPLHRLHTLHRDAMAAYSLDPRPDSLFGGQCPREVLRSGRYVALDTGGGEDLDGAGAGDGERLQDAVTVVTAALAQSRVLRVAGPAGAGKSTAVQKLLADWASGVRLTRFAFLFPLPLGELGSGMGQGGSGMGERGSGKGELGSGMGQGGSGTGERSLADLLSQQHPHLSSTSMDLVFQKPQALLFVLDGLDQDQDQAPPCSDPNQPTPLPGAAPPCSDPNQPAPLSALVSGLLRGTLLLGASVLVTCRPPASLEPLSESEGGRVEVQGLSQEGRGAYLRLFFPDPREAAQVLEHMEETLGFCSLARLPGFCWTLCSVYREARAAGRALPKTLTHVFAQATASLFQRHAVGAEPAAALLTGLGKMAAGAVLSGAGSCSREEVAAFGLPPPQASAPLRDFLRPRSCSFLSPELAQFLLAVAYHRGCWDRGGLPDLLELAAGKADLLELFLAGLCDPSQRAPLEGAVGKFDSDRALELTAWLKEMTQEAVQSYHKERHLRAFRLLQQRQDAALAVAAVGPSARLGLSYGGLSVQDSAALSYMATCCGELEQLNLYCTKNLSEEVARRLLPAIIVAKKIILTQSTLCPGSYAPLTAGIQRGAVRELDLSYCPMGDRGAQSLCAGLVGSALQILRVPCCRLTEVSCGYLASALCSSQLHLLDLRGNDIKDAGLVQLSQSLRSPQCQLQELGLQMCKLTGVSMEALSSALCSGSSVLRSVDLRNNDLKDHGLACLCTALRDPHCPLQALCVMDCDLTDACCADLADSLQTAGRALTELDLSVNELGDAGVMQLIRTFRAGLPQKYQEHRAQNSRLHPKETQVPERVIQSNHTELRTADCTPKKLRLTRCELGGQTFRELAALLRTPGSRLKELEVGLNQVGDAGATHLWGALRDPACTLQHLDVEMVDLTDGCVAELCAAVRSSGLKSLVLKNNQLTDDVVPALVAMAKDSRTLRELNLQYNDFSEDVFELMDACGKIRY; from the exons atgagcGCTCCGTGGGATCTCGTCGGCACACCTCTGCACC GCCTCCACACCCTGCACAGGGACGCCATGGCAGCCTACAGCCTGGACCCCCGGCCGGACTCCCTGTTTGGGGGCCAGTGCCCGAGGGAGGTGCTGCGGAGTGGGCGCTACGTCGCCCTGGATACGGGCGGAGGCGAGGACCTtgacggggcgggggcgggagacGGCGAGCGGCTGCAGGACGCCGTTACCGTGGTTACCGCCGCGCTGGCGCAGAGCCGGGTGCTGAGGGTGGCGGGCCCGGCCGGGGCGGGGAAGTCCACGGCGGTGCAGAAGCTGCTGGCGGACTGGGCCTCTGGGGTGAGGCTGACCCGCTTCGCCTTCCTGTTCCCGCTGCCGCTGGGGGAGCTGGGCTCTGGGATGGGGCAGGGAGGGTCCGGGATGGGGGAGCGGGGGTCCGGGAAGGGGGAGTTGGGCTCTGGGATGGGGCAGGGAGGGTCCGGGACAGGGGAGCGCTCTCTGGCAGACCTGCTGTCCCAGCAGCACCCCCACCTATCCAGCACCTCCATGGACCTGGTGTTCCAGAAACCTCAGGCCCTGCTGTTTGTGCTGGATGGGCttgaccaggaccaggaccaggcaCCCCCCTGCAGTGACCCAAACCAGCCAACCCCTCTCCCTGGAGCTGCACCCCCCTGCAGCGACCCAAACCAGCCAGCCCCCCTCTCTGCGCTGGTGTCTGGGCTGCTCAGGGGCACCCTCCTTCTGGGGGCCTCTGTGCTGGTGACCTGCAGGCCCCCGGCGTCTCTGGAGCCCCTGTCCGAAAGCGAGGGGGGGCGCGTGGAGGTGCAGGGCCTCTCTCAGGAGGGCAGGGGGGCGTACCTGCGCCTGTTCTTCCCTGACCCGCGGGAGGCCGCCCAGGTTCTGGAGCACATGGAGGAGACGCTGGGGTTCTGTTCCCTGGCCCGCCTGCCCGGGTTCTGCTGgaccctgtgctctgtgtacCGGGAGGCGCGGGCAGCCGGACGGGCCCTTCCCAAAACGCTGACCCACGTGTTCGCCCAAGCCACCGCCAGCCTGTTCCAGCGGCACGcggtgggggcggagcctgccgCCGCCCTGCTCACAGGGCTGGGCAAGATGGCCGCCGGCGCGGTGCTGAGCGGCGCCGGGAGCTGCTCTCGGGAGGAGGTGGCGGCCTTCGGCCTCCCGCCGCCCCAGGCCTCGGCGCCGCTGCGGGACTTCCTGCGCCCGCGCTCCTGCTCCTTCCTCTCGCCCGAGCTGGCGCAGTTCCTCCTGGCTGTGGCCTACCACCGAGGCTGCTGGGATAGGGGCGGCCTGCCGGACCTGCTGGAGCTGGCCGCCGGCAAGGCCGACCTCCTGGAGCTCTTCCTGGCGGGGCTGTGCGACCCCTCCCAGAGGGCACCACTGGAGGGCGCCGTCGGGAAGTTCGACAGTGACCGCGCCCTGGAGCTCACCGCCTGGCTGAAGGAGATGACCCAGGAGGCCGTGCAGTCCTACCACAAAGAGCGCCACCTGCGGGCCTTCCGGCTGCTGCAGCAGCGGCAGGACGCTGCTCTGGCGGTAGCGGCCGTGGGGCCCTCCGCGCGTCTGGGGCTCAGCTACGGTGGCCTGAGTGTCCAAGATTCAGCGGCGCTGAGCTACATGGCGACGTGCTGCggggagctggagcagctgaatCTGTACTGCACTAAAAACCTGTCGGAGGAGGTGGCCCGTCGCCTGCTGCCCGCCATCATCGTCGCCAAGAAGATCAT TCTGACCCAGAGCACCCTCTGCCCTGGGTCCTACGCCCCCCTGACTGCCGGGATCCAGCGTGGGGCCGTCCGCGAGCTGGACCTGTCCTACTGCCCCATGGGAGACCGCGGAGCCCAGAGTCTGTGCGCCGGACTGGTGGGGAGCGCTCTGCAGATACTGAG ggtcCCATGCTGCAGGCTGACGGAGGTGAGCTGTGGCTACCTGGCGAGCGCTCTGTGCTCCTCACAGCTCCACCTGCTGGACCTGCGGGGGAATGACATAAAGGATGCAGGGCTGGTACAGCTGAGCCAGTCACTGAGGAGCCCCCAGTGCCAGCTACAGGAGCTGGG gctgcaGATGTGTAAGCTGACGGGCGTGTCCATGGAGGCTCTCTCCTCTGCGCTGTGCTCTGGGAGCTCAGTGCTCAGATCTGTGGACCTGAGGAACAACGACCTGAAGGACCACGGCCTGGCCTGCCTGTGCACCGCCCTGAGagacccacactgccccctacaggccctGTG TGTGATGGACTGCGATCTGACGGACGCTTGCTGCGCTGACCTGGCGGACTCCCTGCAGACAGCAGGGCGCGCTCTGACGGAGCTGGACCTGTCCGTTAACGAGCTGGGGGACGCTGGGGTCATGCAGCTCATCCGCACATTCAGAGCAGGACTGCCACAGAAGTACCAGGAG CACAGAGCTCAGAACAGCAGACTGCACCCCAAGGAAACTCAGGTACCAGAGAGAGTGATTCAATCTAACCACACAGAGCTCAGAACAGCAGACTGCACCCCAAAGAAACTCAG GCTGACGCGCTGTGAGCTGGGGGGGCAGACGTTTCGGGAGTTGGCGGCTCTGCTCCGGACCCCGGGCTCGCggctgaaggagctggaggtggGGCTGAATCAGGTGGGAGACGCCGGGGCCACACACCTGTGGGGGGCGCTGCGGGACCCTGCCTGCACCCTGCAACACCTGGA tgtggAGATGGTGGATTTGACGGACGGGTGTGTGGCTGAGCTGTGTGCAGCGGTCAGGTCCAGCGGTCTGAAGAGTCTGGTGCTGAAAAATAACCAGCTGACCGACGATGTTGTTCCCGCCCTGGTCGCCATGGCGAAGGACAGCCGCACCCTTCGGGAGCTGAA cctgcaGTATAATGACTTCAGTGAGGATGTGTTTGAGCTGATGGACGCCTGTGGGAAGATAAGGTACTGA